The following are encoded in a window of Platichthys flesus chromosome 11, fPlaFle2.1, whole genome shotgun sequence genomic DNA:
- the LOC133964889 gene encoding protein tyrosine phosphatase type IVA 3 — MNRPAPVELCHKNMRFLITHNPTDSTLSSFVEDLKQFGATTVVRVCDITYDKTPLEKDGITVVDWPFDDGAPPPTKLVDDWLGLLKKRFQEDPGCCVAVHCVAGLGRAPVLVALALIESGMKYEEAVQLIRQKRRGAINSKQLTYLEKYRSKQRLRFKDSHTHKNKCCTM, encoded by the exons ATGAACCGTCCAGCTCCAGTGGAGCTGTGCCACAAGAACATGAGATTCCTCATCACCCACAACCCCACAGACAGCACTCTCAGCTCCTTCGTAGAG GACCTGAAGCAGTTTGGCGCCACCACTGTAGTTCGCGTCTGTGACATCACTTATGACAAAACGCCGCTTGAGAAAGACGGCATCACTGTGGTG GATTGGCCCTTTGATGATGGAGCCCCACCTCCGACTAAACTTGTTGATGATTGGCTGGGTCTGCTAAAGAAGAGGTTTCAGGAGGATCCGGGATGCTGTGTGGCAGTTCACTGTGTGGCTGGACTGGGACG GGCTCCTGTGCTGGTTGCCCTGGCTCTGATAGAGAGTGGGATGAAGTATGAGGAAGCTGTTCAACTTATCAGGCA gAAGCGTCGTGGAGCCATCAACAGCAAACAGCTGACCTACCTGGAGAAATATCGATCCAAGCAGAGACTCCGTTTCaaagactctcacacacacaagaacaagtGTTGCaccatgtga
- the LOC133964888 gene encoding protein NDRG1-like, with amino-acid sequence MEDNECDSVFETQIREEHVETLFGNVHCVMTGTPRASRPVILTFHDVGLNYKTCFETLFSHEDMQEIVGHFPVCHVEAPGQHEGAKTLPSSYTYPTVDQLSEVLPAVLKHFGLRSVIGIGVGAGAYILAKFALIHPDLVDGLLLININPNAEGMIDSVATKITEWTHTLPDTIISHLFGTEEIQTNHDLIATYRHHITTTMNQSNVSQFLRSYHSRNALDVERPVAGTNINVRTLKCSTLLIVGDNSPAVEPVVDCNSKLNPTKTTLLKMSDCGGLPHVEQPAKVIEAFKYFIQGMGYLSSVSMTRLRSRTTSSSSISSFDGSRSRSHTNDLQRGRTHSQGPEDKRGPSHTDSSMESVPINNMSHSVSKSTEVAC; translated from the exons ATGGAGGATAACGAGTGTGACTCTGTCTTCGAGACCCAGATCAGA GAGGAGCATGTGGAGACTCTGTTTGGAAATGTCCACTGCGTCATGACAGGGACGCCCAGGGCAAGCCGCCCCGTCATCCTCACCTTTCACGATGTCGGACTGAACT ATAAGACCTGTTTTGAGACTCTCTTCAGCCATGAGGACATGCAGGAAATTGTCGGACACTTTCCTGTTTGTCACGTTGAAGCACCAGGACAACATGAGGGGGCCAAAACTCTCCCTTCTTC GTATACCTACCCTACCGTGGACCAGCTGTCCGAAGTACTGCCCGCTGTCCTCAAACACTTTGG GTTGCGAAGTGTGATTGGAATTGGAGTCGGAGCAGGAGCCTACATCCTGGCTAAATTCGCT CTAATTCATCCTGATCTGGTGGATGGATTACTTCTGATCAACATCAACCCCAATGCGGAAGGAATGATTGATTCTGTTGCAACCAAG ATCACTGAATGGACCCACACTCTCCCAGACACAATTATCTCACACTTGTTTGGAACG GAGGAGATCCAGACCAACCACGACCTCATCGCTACGTACCGTCaccacatcacaacaacaatgaACCAGTCCAACGTGAGTCAGTTCTTGCGCTCCTACCACAGCCGCAACGCCCTGGATGTGGAGAGGCCTGTTGCTGGGACAAATATCAACGTCAGAACACTCAA GTGCTCCACTCTGCTGATTGTGGGAGACAACTCTCCTGCTGTGGAACCTGTGGTCGACTGCAACTCAAAACTCAACCCCACCAAGACCACACTGCTCAAG ATGTCGGATTGTGGAGGACTTCCTCATGTGGAACAG CCAGCCAAAGTGATTGAAGCCTTCAAATATTTCATCCAGGGCATGGGATACT TGTCCAGTGTCAGTATGACCAGACTCCGCTCCCGGACGACTTCCAGCTCTAGCATCTCATCCTTCGATGGCTCTCGGAGCCGCTCACACACCAACGATTTGCAGCGAGGCCGCACACACTCGCAGGGCCCCGAGGACAAGCGCGGGCCCTCACACACCGACAGCTCCATGGAGAGTGTTCCCATCAATAATATGAGCCACAGCGTCTCAAAGTCCACTGAAGTGGCATGTTAG